The region GAGGCACGGCTGGACGCGCTCGGGGACCTCGTCGAGCGGAACGCCGACACCGGCGCGCTGCTCCAGCTCATCGAGGCCGGGCCGCCCTCGGGCCTCCGGATCCTGCCGCCCGGCGCGGTCTGAGGTTGTTGACGCCGATTGTCCGGAACGGGTACCGTCCGGAAGGTTTCGCGGTGACCAAGGGAAATCCGGTGAGATGCCGGTGCGGTCGCGCCACTGTATCCGGGGCATGAACCCCGGGAGCCAGGTCGCTTGGCCGCCGTGACCTCGTCTGTCGGGACGCGTCATCCCTGAGGAGGCCCTTGTGAGCGACCTACGCGGCGTCGAGCACCAGCCGCGCGGCTGAGCCGTGCTGTTCATCCGGCAGGCGGGCACGCCCGGTGCCCGGCACGCCTGCTTCCCCATGCCCGAAGAACCCGATCCGTCGGGACTCGCCCAGGCCGGCGCACAGGCCGCCGTGCTGGGCCTCCCCGACGACGCGCTCGTCTTCGCCGCGCCGTGGGCCGCCGCCGCGGCGACCGCCCGGGCCGCGTCGGGCCGGGAGCCCGTCGTGGCCGGCGCGCTCGCCGAGGCCGACTACGGGAGCTGGGCGGGCCGGCCGTTCGGGGAGGTCGCCACGGCGGACCCCGCGGGGCTCGGCGCGTGGCTGACCGACCCGGACGCCTCCCCGCATGGCGGGGAGAGCCTCGCCGAGATGGGCGCGCGGGTGGCCGCGTGGATGGAGTCGCTCCGCGGGGACGCCGCCCGTGTGGTCGCCGTCTGCGACGCCGGGCCCATCCGGGCCGCGCTCGCGCACGCGCTCGGCCTGACCGCGACACGGGCCGCGGCCTTCGACGTCGCGCCGTTGTCCCACACGAGGCTGGCCACCGGGCGCGGCGGCTGGCGGATCACGTACGTCAACCGGAAGGCCGCACCGTGAACCCTGCCTATCCCTTCAGCGCCGTCGTCGGGCTCGACGACCTGAAGCTGGCCCTGGTGCTGAACGCGGTCTCACCCCGGACCGGCGGCGTCCTGGTGCGCGGGGAGAAGGGAACCGCGAAGTCCACGATCGTCCGCGCGCTGGCCGCGCAGTTGCCCCGGGTCACCGTGGTGGCGGGGTGCCGCTTCCACTGTGACCCGGCGGCGCCTGATCCGGGGTGCCCCGACGGGCCGCATGAGCCGGACGCCGCGCGGGTACGGCGGCCGGCGTCGCTGGTGGAGCTTCCGGTGGGAGCCTCGGAGGATCGGCTCGTCGGGTCGCTGGACCTGGAGCGAGCGCTGACCGAAGGGGTCAAGGCCTTCGAACCCGGACTGCTCGCGGCGGCCCATCGGGGCGTTCTGTACGTGGACGAGGTGAACCTCCTGCACGACCATCTGGTCGATCTGCTGCTCGACGCGGCGGCGCTCGGGGTCTGCTACGTGGAGCGCGAGACCGTCTCGGTACGGCATGCCGCGCGGTTCCTGCTCGTCGGAACCATGAATCCGGAGGAAGGGGAGCTCCGGCCGCAG is a window of Microbispora sp. NBC_01189 DNA encoding:
- a CDS encoding histidine phosphatase family protein yields the protein MLFIRQAGTPGARHACFPMPEEPDPSGLAQAGAQAAVLGLPDDALVFAAPWAAAAATARAASGREPVVAGALAEADYGSWAGRPFGEVATADPAGLGAWLTDPDASPHGGESLAEMGARVAAWMESLRGDAARVVAVCDAGPIRAALAHALGLTATRAAAFDVAPLSHTRLATGRGGWRITYVNRKAAP